DNA from Bradyrhizobium japonicum USDA 6:
CTTTGTGGCTACAGCCCCAGATACGCCTTGCGCACGTCGGGATTGCCCCTGATTTCGGCTGCCGGGCCCTGCATCAGCACGCGGCCTGTTTGCAGGATGTAGGCGCGGTCGGCGATCTCCAGGCACTCGGCCATGCGCTGCTCGACGATCAGCACGGTCATGCCGGCGTCGCGGATGCGCAGTACCGCCTGGAAGATTTCGTCGACCAGCTTCGGCATGATGCCTTGCGAGGGCTCGTCCAGCATCAACAGCCGCGGGCGCGTCATCAGCGCGCGGCCGATGGCGAGCATCTGCTGCTCGCCGCCGGACAGCGTCTCGGCGCGTTGCTCCAAACGTTCCTGGAGACGCGGGAACAGCGTGAACACGAGATTGAGCGGCCCCTCGCGGTCGGCGTCACCGCGGTACAGATAACTGCCGAGGCGCAGATTGTCGCGCACCGACAGACGCGGAAACAGGCGGCGGTTCTCCGGCACATAGGCGATGCCGGTGGCGGTGACGTGATGCTGCGCCATGCCGTCGAGCCGCTTGCCGTCGAACGTCACCGTGCCCGAACGCGGGCGCTCGGCGCCGGCGATGGATTTGAGCAGCGTCGACTTGCCCGCGCCATTGGCGCCGGCGACGCAGACGATCTCGCCCTTCTGGACCTCGATCGAGACCGCGGAGATCGCGACCAGACCCTGATAGGCGGTCGTGACTTCATGCACCGACAGCATGACGATCTCCCAGATATGCGCTGATCACCTTGGGATCGCGGACGACGTCGGAAGGCTTACCCTCGACCAGCACCTTGCCGAGGTCGAGCACGATGGCGCGGTCGACCAGCGGCATCACGATCTCCATGACGTGCTCGACCATCAAAACGGTGATGCCGGCATCGCGCACCTTGCGCACCAGCGCGACGCCGGTCTGCGCCTCGGTCGGCGTCAGGCCGGTGAGGACTTCGTCCAGCAGCAGCAGCTTCGGTTCGGTCGCCAGCGCACGGGCGACTTCGAGGCGGCGTTTCTCGGCCGGCACGAGATCGCTCGCGAGCACGTCGGCGCGCGCGGCAAGGCCGGTGAATTCGAGCACCTCATGCGCCTTGCGGCGCGCCTCGCGCATCACGGTGTTGCGGACGAGAGCACCGACGATGACGTTGTCGATGACAGTCATGGTCTCGAAGCTCTTGACCACCTGGAAGGTGCGCCCGACGCCGCGCTGGCAGCGCTCTGCCGCCGGCATGTTGGTGACATCCTCGCCGTCGAACCAGATCGACCCCTGCGTCGGCGGCAGGACGCCGGCGATGAGATTGAACAGCGTCGACTTGCCGGCGCCGTTCGGCCCGATCAGACCGACGATCTCGCCGCGGCCGACCGAGATCGAGACATCGCTGTTGGCGATGAGGCCGCCGAACCGCTGCCAGACGCCGCGGGTTTCAAGGAGCGCAGTCATCGCGTGGCTCCTTTTGCTTTCGAACGTGAGAACAGGCTCACCAGACCGCGCGGCAGGGCAAGCGAGATCGCGACGATCAGGGCGCCATAGACGATGAGGTCAACGCCACGGCCTGAGCCGCCGATATAGGAGCGCGTCAGCTCCGTCATCGGGATCAGGATGGCAGCCCCAAGCACAGGCCCCCAGAGGGTGCCGATGCCGCCGAGCACGGCCGGCAGCGCCATCAGCAGCGAGAACTGGAAGCCCATCACGCTTTCAGGGTCGATATAGGCAAGAAACTGCGCATAGAACGCGCCGCCGATGGCGACGAGGAAGGCGGAGACCGCGGCCGCGCCCATCTTGGAGTTGAACACGACGACGCCGAGGCTCTCGGCCGCTTCCGGATTGTCCTTCACCGCGCGCCACCAGAAACCCCATTTGGAATCTTCGAGCCACCAGGTGACGAACCAGGCGAGGCTGCACAGCACCAGCGCGAAATAGAAGTACGGCAGCTTGCTGCGCATGAACTGGAATTTCAGCCAGCTGTCGCCGCGCACGGGAACGGTGATTCCCATCGCAGCCCCCGCCCATTCCCAGTTCTGGAACAAGAGCAGTCCGATCTCGGCGATGACGATGGTCGCAATCACGAAGTAATGGCCGCGCAGGCGGAAGAAGGGATAACCGAGCCCCATTGCGATGATCGCCGCAATCACGCCGCCGGCGAGCATGCCGAACCAGGGCAGCACGCCGAACTTGGTGAACAGCAGCTCGGTGGTGTAGGCGCCGATGCCGAAATAGAGCGCGTGTCCCAGCGAGATCTGCCCGCAATAGCCGGACAGGATGTTCCAGCTCTGCGACAGCGCCGCATACATCAGGGTCAGGATCAGGATGTTCTGAACGTAAACATCCTTGATCAACAGCGGAGCCAGCGCTGCGAGCCCGGCCAGCACGGCGGCGATGATGAGGTCGCGGCGGCGCCGCGCTGCAAAAGCCTTGTCCATCACATCGACCCG
Protein-coding regions in this window:
- a CDS encoding ABC transporter ATP-binding protein, translated to MTALLETRGVWQRFGGLIANSDVSISVGRGEIVGLIGPNGAGKSTLFNLIAGVLPPTQGSIWFDGEDVTNMPAAERCQRGVGRTFQVVKSFETMTVIDNVIVGALVRNTVMREARRKAHEVLEFTGLAARADVLASDLVPAEKRRLEVARALATEPKLLLLDEVLTGLTPTEAQTGVALVRKVRDAGITVLMVEHVMEIVMPLVDRAIVLDLGKVLVEGKPSDVVRDPKVISAYLGDRHAVGA
- a CDS encoding branched-chain amino acid ABC transporter permease; the protein is MDKAFAARRRRDLIIAAVLAGLAALAPLLIKDVYVQNILILTLMYAALSQSWNILSGYCGQISLGHALYFGIGAYTTELLFTKFGVLPWFGMLAGGVIAAIIAMGLGYPFFRLRGHYFVIATIVIAEIGLLLFQNWEWAGAAMGITVPVRGDSWLKFQFMRSKLPYFYFALVLCSLAWFVTWWLEDSKWGFWWRAVKDNPEAAESLGVVVFNSKMGAAAVSAFLVAIGGAFYAQFLAYIDPESVMGFQFSLLMALPAVLGGIGTLWGPVLGAAILIPMTELTRSYIGGSGRGVDLIVYGALIVAISLALPRGLVSLFSRSKAKGATR
- a CDS encoding ABC transporter ATP-binding protein; this encodes MLSVHEVTTAYQGLVAISAVSIEVQKGEIVCVAGANGAGKSTLLKSIAGAERPRSGTVTFDGKRLDGMAQHHVTATGIAYVPENRRLFPRLSVRDNLRLGSYLYRGDADREGPLNLVFTLFPRLQERLEQRAETLSGGEQQMLAIGRALMTRPRLLMLDEPSQGIMPKLVDEIFQAVLRIRDAGMTVLIVEQRMAECLEIADRAYILQTGRVLMQGPAAEIRGNPDVRKAYLGL